One region of Niallia sp. Man26 genomic DNA includes:
- the gnd gene encoding phosphogluconate dehydrogenase (NAD(+)-dependent, decarboxylating) translates to MNIGLIGLGKMGFNLAENLLDHNYSVTAFDLNVSAVEKISAAGALGVKTIADLAASLPSPRVIWVMVPSGKITEDVILELSEQLEEGDIIIEGGNSHYQDTKRRAAELKTKGIHYLDVGTSGGTSGARNGACMMIGGDKDVFTSVEGLFRDICVENGYLYTGEIGSGHFLKMVHNGIEYGMMQSIAEGFELLEKSEFNFDHEQVAKVWNNGSVIRSWLMELTQNAFSKDPKLESIKGVMHSSGEGKWTLETALDLQVAMPVTAMSLMMRYRSLEEDTFTGKVVASLRNEFGGHSVEKK, encoded by the coding sequence ATGAATATTGGATTAATAGGTCTAGGAAAAATGGGATTCAATTTAGCAGAGAATTTATTGGATCATAATTATAGTGTAACAGCTTTTGACTTAAATGTAAGCGCTGTAGAAAAAATTTCAGCAGCTGGTGCCCTTGGTGTAAAGACAATAGCAGATTTAGCTGCTAGTTTGCCAAGTCCGCGGGTGATTTGGGTAATGGTACCATCAGGAAAAATTACCGAGGATGTTATCTTAGAGCTTAGCGAGCAATTAGAAGAAGGGGATATTATCATAGAAGGTGGCAATTCCCATTATCAGGACACAAAAAGGAGAGCAGCTGAGCTGAAAACAAAAGGCATTCATTATCTTGATGTAGGCACTAGCGGGGGAACAAGTGGAGCTAGAAACGGTGCGTGCATGATGATTGGAGGAGACAAAGACGTCTTCACAAGTGTGGAAGGCCTTTTTAGAGATATTTGTGTGGAGAATGGTTATTTATATACAGGAGAAATTGGCAGCGGCCATTTCTTAAAAATGGTTCATAACGGAATTGAGTATGGAATGATGCAGTCAATTGCAGAGGGGTTTGAATTGCTTGAGAAAAGTGAATTCAACTTTGACCATGAGCAGGTTGCGAAAGTTTGGAATAATGGCTCTGTCATCCGCTCATGGCTGATGGAATTAACACAAAATGCCTTCTCGAAAGATCCAAAACTTGAAAGCATTAAAGGAGTAATGCATTCATCAGGAGAAGGAAAGTGGACACTGGAAACAGCACTTGATCTGCAAGTGGCGATGCCTGTGACTGCGATGTCGCTTATGATGCGCTACCGTTCGTTAGAGGAGGATACATTCACAGGAAAAGTCGTAGCTTCATTAAGAAATGAATTCGGAGGCCATAGTGTAGAGAAGAAGTAA
- the gntK gene encoding gluconokinase: MFKDSFYLGVDIGTTSTKAVLFGEAGKVISMHHVEYPLYSPAPAIAEQDPDEILSAAKEAIKTTLKKGNVELEKLKLVSFSAAMHSIIALDDKNKPLTKCITWADSRSAEWADKIKNELNGMEIYKRTGTPIHPMSPLAKIAWLRADHPEIFTKTAKFIGIKEYIFHHFFGEFIVDYSIASATGLFNLEQLDWDKEALEIAGITPDHLPLPVPTTHAVTGLKEELALELGLSQEVPFIVGANDGVLSNLGVNAIDPGVVAVTIGTSGAIRTVTDKPVTDPKGRTFCYCLTENHWVVGGPVNNGGMTFRWVRDELASSEVETAKRLGIDPYEVLTKIASRVLPGADGLLFHPYLAGERAPLWNSNARGSFFGLGLHHKKEHMVRAVLEGVILNLYTVMLALQEVIGEPKQIQATGGFARSELWRQMMADIFNQEVTVPESFESSCLGAVVLGMYGLGEIEDFSIMKELVGSTHAHKPIKENVVIYEDLTPIFIRISRLLNNEYEYIADFQRKWVK; the protein is encoded by the coding sequence ATGTTTAAGGATTCCTTCTATTTAGGTGTTGATATTGGAACGACAAGCACAAAAGCTGTATTATTCGGCGAAGCTGGCAAGGTAATCAGCATGCATCATGTTGAATACCCGCTTTACAGCCCTGCACCTGCCATTGCCGAGCAAGACCCTGATGAAATACTTTCTGCTGCGAAAGAAGCAATCAAGACTACATTGAAAAAAGGTAATGTCGAGCTGGAGAAATTAAAGCTTGTTTCCTTCAGTGCTGCGATGCACAGTATAATTGCTCTCGATGATAAAAACAAACCCCTGACTAAATGCATCACGTGGGCAGACAGCCGTTCAGCTGAATGGGCAGATAAAATTAAGAATGAGTTAAATGGGATGGAAATATACAAGCGCACAGGCACTCCAATCCATCCGATGTCTCCTCTTGCAAAAATCGCTTGGCTTAGAGCTGATCATCCGGAGATTTTCACAAAAACTGCTAAATTTATTGGTATAAAGGAATATATCTTTCATCATTTCTTTGGAGAATTCATTGTCGATTATTCCATTGCTTCTGCTACAGGTTTGTTTAACCTAGAACAGCTTGACTGGGATAAAGAAGCACTTGAAATTGCTGGAATAACTCCAGACCATTTGCCTTTACCTGTTCCGACAACACACGCTGTCACAGGTCTCAAGGAAGAGCTTGCTTTAGAGCTCGGTCTCTCTCAAGAAGTTCCTTTTATCGTTGGAGCCAATGACGGAGTTCTATCCAATCTAGGTGTAAATGCTATTGATCCTGGCGTGGTAGCTGTCACAATCGGCACGAGCGGTGCAATCCGAACTGTAACAGATAAACCTGTGACAGATCCAAAAGGGCGGACTTTCTGCTACTGCCTCACAGAAAACCATTGGGTAGTCGGCGGTCCTGTCAATAACGGCGGAATGACGTTCAGATGGGTTCGTGATGAACTGGCTTCATCAGAAGTGGAGACTGCAAAGCGTCTAGGCATTGATCCGTATGAAGTGTTAACGAAGATTGCTTCCCGCGTTCTTCCTGGAGCAGACGGACTTCTGTTTCATCCATATTTAGCAGGGGAACGAGCTCCGCTTTGGAATTCGAACGCAAGAGGCTCCTTCTTTGGACTTGGTCTTCACCATAAGAAAGAACATATGGTGAGAGCTGTGCTTGAAGGCGTTATATTAAATCTGTATACAGTAATGCTTGCTTTGCAGGAGGTAATCGGTGAGCCGAAGCAAATCCAGGCTACTGGCGGTTTTGCCCGGTCTGAGCTTTGGAGGCAAATGATGGCTGACATCTTTAATCAGGAAGTGACAGTCCCTGAAAGCTTTGAAAGCTCTTGCCTTGGTGCAGTCGTTCTCGGCATGTATGGACTTGGAGAAATTGAAGATTTCAGCATTATGAAAGAGCTTGTCGGCAGCACACATGCTCATAAGCCTATCAAAGAGAATGTTGTCATCTATGAAGATTTAACACCAATCTTTATCCGTATCTCCAGATTGCTTAATAATGAGTATGAGTATATCGCTGACTTCCAGCGCAAGTGGGTTAAATAA
- a CDS encoding sugar ABC transporter substrate-binding protein, which produces MKKSKLILLTIVMILVLVPILQACSSKSGTSGSDDTVQLTFSAWGNPAEIKVYQKAVDGFMKENPNIKVKLVPIPSDGYIQKLQTQLQGSQAPDVFYVGDGDISKIIETGKLAPLGEFMNSSESYAKPDEFAEGLWGAAKKDNEIYGITVDCNPMLIYYNKKLFSELGIKSPQDYYDEGKWNFEAMKEVTDALRDGGKYGLIVDNSWNTLFSWIWANGGEIYNKETGEFILDQNEKGIGAMSFLEQMIKGKNFTYSGSLPKGQGSEAMFMSGQVGMVTAGRWFTPLFHENKSLEWDYISWPSNTENKQEPVAIPTAYLAANKDSKNKEAAMKFVSYYTSKVGQEQRLNGIGNAIPSINGIDEAITSSNVPEHVNYIIEAREKGYANAIQSTIPGLDKEVNDIMDLMYLGKDDAQTTVDKLTKKAKEMIEEHKAE; this is translated from the coding sequence ATGAAAAAAAGCAAGCTGATTTTGTTAACAATCGTCATGATTTTAGTGCTTGTGCCAATACTGCAAGCCTGCAGTTCCAAATCAGGCACTTCGGGGTCAGACGATACAGTCCAGCTCACCTTCTCAGCATGGGGAAATCCAGCTGAGATAAAGGTGTATCAAAAAGCGGTCGATGGATTCATGAAAGAAAATCCAAATATTAAAGTGAAGTTAGTACCAATCCCAAGTGATGGGTATATTCAAAAGCTGCAAACACAGCTGCAAGGAAGCCAAGCACCAGATGTATTCTATGTCGGTGACGGTGATATTTCCAAAATTATTGAAACAGGCAAGCTTGCACCGCTCGGTGAATTTATGAACAGCTCGGAAAGCTATGCAAAACCAGATGAATTTGCAGAAGGGTTATGGGGAGCGGCTAAAAAAGACAATGAGATTTACGGCATCACAGTCGATTGCAATCCGATGCTTATATATTACAATAAAAAGCTGTTTTCAGAGCTTGGAATTAAGTCTCCTCAGGACTATTATGACGAAGGCAAATGGAACTTCGAAGCGATGAAGGAAGTGACTGATGCCCTGCGTGACGGCGGCAAATACGGATTAATTGTTGATAACTCATGGAATACTCTTTTCAGCTGGATTTGGGCTAACGGCGGGGAAATTTACAACAAAGAGACTGGCGAATTCATTCTCGATCAAAATGAAAAAGGAATTGGCGCAATGAGTTTCTTGGAGCAAATGATTAAAGGAAAGAACTTCACTTATTCAGGTTCTCTGCCGAAAGGTCAAGGCTCTGAGGCGATGTTTATGTCAGGGCAAGTTGGCATGGTTACTGCAGGCAGATGGTTCACACCACTTTTCCATGAAAATAAATCATTAGAATGGGATTATATTTCATGGCCATCTAATACAGAAAATAAGCAAGAGCCTGTTGCCATTCCGACTGCATATCTAGCTGCTAATAAAGATTCAAAAAATAAAGAGGCGGCGATGAAATTTGTTTCTTACTACACATCTAAGGTAGGGCAAGAGCAGCGTCTTAACGGTATCGGAAATGCAATTCCTTCTATCAATGGTATTGATGAAGCAATTACTAGCTCCAATGTTCCAGAGCATGTCAACTATATTATTGAAGCAAGGGAAAAAGGCTATGCAAACGCAATTCAATCCACCATTCCTGGGTTGGATAAGGAAGTCAATGACATTATGGACTTGATGTATCTTGGCAAAGATGATGCCCAGACAACAGTAGATAAACTGACGAAAAAAGCGAAAGAAATGATTGAAGAACATAAAGCGGAATAA
- a CDS encoding sugar ABC transporter permease: MMRGRQNLWGYAFLAPQLIGLILFSLIPVIFTLTLSFMKWDGFGAKEFIGLANYIDQFQDADFWKALGNTVYYTILVIPVSIALSLAVAIALNKIKGKNFYRLFYFMPVVTSSVSIGVIWMWILNGDFGILNQILANFGIKGPMWLTDTNWVMPSIAILSIWWGLGHNMVIFLAGLQGISKSYYEAAEIDGATKWQKLRHITLPLLSPTTFFIAIMAIISSFQVFDQAYVMTSGGPAKSSYTFVYHIYEAAFVDFKMGISSAAAMVLFVIILAFTLIQFKMSKRWVHYEDQ; the protein is encoded by the coding sequence CTGATGAGAGGCCGACAAAATCTTTGGGGATATGCATTTTTAGCTCCGCAATTAATCGGATTAATACTATTTTCATTGATTCCAGTTATCTTCACATTAACATTGAGCTTTATGAAATGGGACGGGTTTGGCGCTAAAGAATTTATTGGGTTAGCTAACTATATCGATCAATTTCAAGATGCCGACTTTTGGAAGGCCTTAGGAAATACGGTTTATTATACAATTTTAGTCATTCCTGTCAGTATCGCTTTGTCATTAGCGGTTGCAATTGCTCTCAATAAAATTAAGGGCAAAAATTTCTACAGACTTTTTTATTTTATGCCTGTTGTTACAAGCTCTGTTTCTATCGGGGTTATCTGGATGTGGATTTTAAATGGAGACTTCGGCATATTAAATCAAATTCTAGCAAACTTTGGAATTAAAGGACCAATGTGGCTGACAGACACAAACTGGGTCATGCCATCGATTGCTATTCTAAGTATCTGGTGGGGACTAGGACATAATATGGTTATTTTTTTGGCAGGCCTGCAGGGGATTTCTAAATCCTATTATGAGGCGGCAGAAATAGACGGAGCAACAAAGTGGCAAAAGCTTCGCCATATTACCTTGCCTCTGCTATCACCAACGACCTTCTTCATTGCTATAATGGCAATTATTTCTTCTTTCCAAGTTTTTGATCAGGCTTATGTTATGACAAGCGGAGGACCTGCTAAATCGAGCTACACGTTTGTGTATCATATTTACGAAGCCGCCTTTGTTGATTTCAAAATGGGTATCAGCTCGGCAGCAGCAATGGTATTGTTTGTCATCATACTCGCATTTACGCTAATCCAATTCAAAATGTCGAAAAGGTGGGTGCATTATGAAGATCAATGA
- a CDS encoding carbohydrate ABC transporter permease, with amino-acid sequence MKINDVPVNTAPKPVVPLPTKKKISVLRILLHLVLIAGAFLMVAPFLWTISSSLKDMSQIFLVPPKWFPNPINFQNYPNSLTAMPFAKAYFNSFYITAVVVLLNLLTCSMAAFAFAKMRFCGSNLLFIMFLATMMIPKQVTMVPLYLIMDAFGWIDTHLSLIVPAGLFNAFGVFLLRQFIRGIPNEQIEAAVLDGANPIRIYRSIILPLIKPALAAFGIFAFMGIWNSFLEPLIYLTSPENFTVPLLLNTFKGLYFTDWSLMMAGTTISIIPVIIVYIFAQKQIIEGIALTGSKG; translated from the coding sequence ATGAAGATCAATGACGTACCGGTTAATACAGCCCCCAAGCCTGTGGTTCCATTGCCAACAAAGAAAAAAATCTCTGTTCTGCGCATATTGCTCCATCTTGTCCTAATTGCTGGTGCCTTTTTGATGGTTGCACCTTTCCTTTGGACAATAAGCAGCTCACTGAAAGATATGTCGCAAATTTTCCTTGTGCCGCCGAAATGGTTCCCTAATCCTATTAATTTCCAAAACTATCCCAATTCCTTAACAGCCATGCCATTTGCAAAAGCTTATTTTAACAGCTTCTATATAACAGCAGTTGTTGTGCTTTTAAACTTGCTGACTTGTTCCATGGCTGCATTTGCTTTCGCAAAAATGCGCTTTTGCGGTTCCAATCTGCTGTTCATTATGTTCTTGGCAACAATGATGATACCGAAGCAAGTGACGATGGTGCCATTGTACTTAATTATGGATGCCTTTGGCTGGATTGATACACATCTATCCTTAATTGTTCCAGCTGGCTTGTTTAATGCATTCGGGGTGTTTTTATTGCGGCAGTTTATTAGAGGGATACCGAATGAACAAATCGAGGCAGCTGTATTAGATGGGGCAAACCCAATTCGGATTTATCGAAGCATCATACTGCCATTGATCAAACCAGCACTTGCTGCCTTCGGAATATTTGCCTTTATGGGAATATGGAACAGTTTTTTAGAGCCGCTGATTTATTTAACTTCACCAGAAAACTTCACTGTTCCGCTGCTCTTGAATACCTTTAAAGGCTTATATTTTACAGACTGGTCCTTGATGATGGCTGGAACGACCATTTCCATTATTCCAGTTATTATTGTCTATATTTTTGCCCAAAAACAAATTATTGAAGGCATCGCCTTAACGGGCTCTAAAGGCTAA
- a CDS encoding DUF624 domain-containing protein, translating to MNACTWLYRLLYANLLWLLFTAAGLVLFGIFPATAAMFSLTKQWLEGAGDDHMFREFMLKFKAYFIQANILGAIVLFTGILLYVDFQFFLQAESTIFVVFRYTLLTIAFVYIIMLPYLFPLLVEKKQTIREVLKSMLFMSITRIAHSAIMVIGTITIFAVFSRFAGFFLLFLGSTIALWLTWNVNTAYRNILRKQA from the coding sequence ATGAATGCGTGCACATGGTTATACCGCCTGCTGTATGCTAATCTTCTCTGGCTGCTGTTTACAGCCGCAGGACTTGTCCTGTTTGGAATTTTTCCTGCAACTGCAGCCATGTTTTCTTTAACGAAACAATGGCTCGAGGGAGCGGGAGATGACCATATGTTCCGAGAGTTTATGCTAAAGTTCAAAGCGTATTTCATCCAGGCAAATATTTTAGGGGCAATCGTTCTATTTACTGGTATCTTGCTGTATGTTGATTTCCAGTTTTTTTTACAAGCAGAGAGTACTATTTTTGTAGTTTTCAGATATACTCTACTGACTATTGCATTTGTTTATATCATTATGCTTCCATACTTATTTCCTCTATTAGTGGAAAAGAAACAAACTATAAGGGAAGTGCTGAAAAGTATGCTGTTTATGAGCATTACCCGGATTGCACACAGCGCAATTATGGTGATCGGCACTATCACGATTTTTGCTGTTTTCAGCCGATTCGCCGGCTTCTTCTTGTTATTCCTAGGAAGCACGATAGCGCTGTGGCTGACTTGGAATGTTAATACAGCATACAGGAACATACTGCGTAAACAAGCATAG
- a CDS encoding alpha-glucosidase/alpha-galactosidase, translating to MSKITFIGAGSTVFAKNVLGDCMMVPALEGFEFALFDIDEGRLKDSENMLNNLRNNYNCSITIKAYSNRKEALRGAKYVINAIQVGGYKPSTVIDFEIPKKYGLRQTIADTVGIGGIFRSLRTIPVMLEFAKDMEEVCPDALFLNYTNPMAALTGAMLRYTNVKTVGLCHSVQVCTSHLLKSLGIKASNVEEKIAGINHMAWLLEVKADGQDLYPEIKRRAREKQLQKHSDMVRFELMERFGFYVTESSEHNAEYHPYFIKKRYPELIDRFQIPLDEYPRRCVQQIENWEKMRKELVHNSNLTHVRSHEYGSRIIEAMETNNPFKFGGNVLNTGGLISNLPEKACVEVPCLVDRNGILPCYIGELPEQLAALNRTNINTQLLTIEAAVTRKKEYIYQAALLDPHTAAELSIDDIVAMCDDLIEAHGSWLPNYE from the coding sequence ATGTCCAAAATTACTTTCATCGGAGCAGGAAGCACTGTGTTTGCAAAAAATGTACTAGGAGACTGCATGATGGTCCCTGCACTGGAAGGTTTTGAGTTTGCTCTGTTTGATATTGATGAAGGCCGCTTGAAGGATTCGGAAAATATGCTGAACAATTTGCGTAACAACTATAATTGCTCTATTACGATAAAAGCTTATTCCAATCGGAAGGAAGCATTAAGAGGAGCAAAATATGTCATAAATGCCATCCAAGTTGGCGGGTATAAGCCTAGCACAGTTATCGACTTTGAGATTCCGAAAAAATACGGTCTGCGTCAAACAATTGCAGATACTGTTGGAATTGGCGGTATTTTCCGCAGTTTACGGACTATTCCTGTCATGCTTGAGTTTGCGAAGGATATGGAAGAAGTTTGTCCTGATGCCTTGTTTTTAAATTATACAAACCCAATGGCAGCACTTACTGGTGCGATGCTCCGTTATACGAATGTTAAGACAGTCGGACTGTGTCACAGTGTTCAAGTTTGTACATCCCATCTTTTAAAGTCTTTAGGGATAAAAGCCAGTAATGTAGAGGAGAAGATTGCCGGGATTAATCATATGGCATGGCTTTTGGAAGTAAAAGCAGACGGGCAGGACTTATATCCAGAAATAAAGAGGCGTGCGAGAGAAAAGCAATTGCAAAAGCATTCGGACATGGTCCGGTTTGAATTGATGGAGAGATTTGGTTTTTATGTGACTGAATCATCAGAGCATAATGCTGAATATCATCCATATTTCATTAAGAAGCGCTATCCTGAATTAATTGACCGCTTTCAAATTCCGTTGGATGAATATCCGCGCCGCTGTGTTCAGCAAATCGAAAACTGGGAAAAAATGCGCAAGGAGCTTGTACATAACAGCAATCTAACACATGTGCGCTCTCATGAATATGGTTCAAGAATTATCGAAGCGATGGAAACAAACAACCCTTTCAAATTTGGAGGCAATGTTTTAAACACAGGCGGCTTAATCAGCAACCTGCCTGAAAAGGCATGTGTCGAGGTGCCGTGCCTTGTTGATCGCAACGGGATATTGCCATGCTATATAGGCGAGCTTCCAGAGCAGCTAGCTGCATTAAACAGAACTAATATCAATACACAGCTGCTGACAATTGAAGCTGCTGTCACCCGGAAAAAAGAATATATTTATCAAGCAGCCCTGCTGGACCCTCATACTGCAGCTGAACTGTCTATTGATGATATTGTTGCCATGTGTGATGATTTAATTGAAGCACATGGAAGCTGGCTGCCGAATTACGAATGA
- a CDS encoding glycosyltransferase family 2 protein: MNLLFFRPKTKTASDYELFQHPNQTAAPIVTVVTPVYNNDATIKKTIDSVLNQTLGEKIEYILVDDGSTDNTRSILLEYSKKHPNIKLAFLKKNTGTPAYPRNLGIKLAKAPYISFLDADDWFELSGLEKLYNVLKETNDDYIVGKTVKIRTDGTAIVGEHESSTERRNVPPVSIPHIFHHLGPRARMMKTSIIKENGLKFPAMKFAEDKQFFMDVLACCKSISTTKDVIYYLNRQNENKDSLTSRTNVLHKMKCNQKVIRYFKGKELDPVIKKMILNRLYEFDCFTGFINRYHTLRSEKSSVKHKANDYLKRKAYVWTMKKTLRTAKSLDYDISDHFFKPINKACYQLFKNGCYKEVEELTRWHANTKIKNFHFKDDQVFMVSPLAEPYKYIELPAHAELANCTPNTDHISLHLKATGVDAAIQELLLRDRQSAASEFSLPASVDENGEGIIAIPLEWLSALPKSVYNLYLRYNDYQKVQLHIPASIESLKKQQSKNCHFYCTVNQNLALKIK, encoded by the coding sequence ATGAATCTACTCTTTTTTCGGCCGAAAACTAAAACTGCCAGCGATTATGAGCTTTTCCAGCATCCCAACCAGACTGCAGCCCCCATTGTAACGGTGGTTACACCTGTATACAACAATGATGCCACTATAAAAAAAACAATCGATTCTGTTTTGAATCAAACATTAGGAGAAAAAATTGAATACATCCTCGTGGATGACGGTTCAACAGATAATACCCGCTCCATTCTGCTTGAGTACAGCAAGAAACATCCAAATATTAAGCTAGCATTCCTAAAGAAGAATACAGGGACACCTGCCTACCCAAGAAACTTAGGTATAAAGCTTGCTAAGGCTCCCTATATTTCATTCCTTGATGCAGATGACTGGTTTGAATTATCCGGGCTTGAAAAGCTTTATAATGTGCTTAAAGAAACAAATGATGATTATATCGTGGGTAAAACTGTGAAAATACGGACAGACGGTACAGCAATCGTGGGAGAGCATGAATCAAGCACAGAGCGAAGGAATGTTCCGCCAGTTTCTATCCCCCATATCTTTCATCACTTAGGACCACGAGCAAGAATGATGAAAACGAGCATTATTAAAGAAAATGGCCTAAAGTTTCCTGCCATGAAATTTGCCGAAGATAAGCAATTTTTTATGGATGTGCTCGCATGCTGTAAATCCATCTCAACAACAAAAGATGTCATTTACTATTTAAACAGACAAAACGAAAATAAAGATTCCTTAACTTCAAGAACGAATGTCCTACATAAGATGAAATGTAATCAAAAGGTGATTCGCTACTTTAAGGGCAAAGAACTTGATCCTGTTATAAAAAAGATGATACTGAACAGATTATATGAATTTGACTGCTTTACCGGCTTTATCAACCGTTACCATACTTTGCGAAGTGAAAAATCTTCAGTAAAGCATAAAGCAAATGACTATTTGAAAAGGAAAGCCTATGTATGGACAATGAAAAAAACATTAAGGACAGCTAAGAGTTTAGATTATGACATTAGCGATCATTTCTTTAAGCCTATTAACAAAGCATGCTATCAGCTTTTTAAAAACGGTTGCTATAAGGAAGTGGAAGAACTCACCCGCTGGCATGCGAATACAAAAATAAAGAACTTTCATTTTAAAGATGATCAAGTCTTTATGGTGTCACCATTAGCAGAGCCCTATAAATATATCGAGCTTCCAGCTCATGCAGAGCTTGCCAACTGCACCCCTAACACGGACCATATTAGCCTTCATTTGAAGGCAACAGGTGTTGATGCAGCGATCCAAGAACTTCTTTTACGGGACAGGCAGTCCGCAGCATCAGAATTCAGCCTTCCTGCATCCGTCGATGAAAATGGTGAAGGAATAATAGCCATTCCGCTCGAGTGGCTAAGCGCTCTTCCAAAATCAGTGTACAATCTTTATTTGCGCTACAATGACTATCAAAAGGTGCAATTGCATATCCCGGCATCTATAGAAAGCTTAAAGAAACAGCAGAGTAAAAACTGTCATTTCTATTGTACTGTTAATCAAAATCTTGCTTTGAAAATTAAATAA
- the nagA gene encoding N-acetylglucosamine-6-phosphate deacetylase, with amino-acid sequence MKEQGELLLLKDLTIYTEEGVLSDGYLLMEKGRIHSYGKLEGLEKTENVQTISFPKGSKLIPGMIDIHIHGAKNADAMDGSHDGLKTIAEILPYEGTTSFLATTMTQGQEEIESALTCISAFIETDNKPGQAEILGVHLEGPFINEKRAGAQPLDAIKTADIELFQRWNQLAGNQIRLVTLAPEKENGLKLAAYLKENGIVASMGHTDAVYEEVVEAVQAGMNHVTHLYNGMRGFHHRDPGTAGAVLLHDELTAEMIVDGVHIHPEIVKLTYKQKGKDKIILITDSMRAKWLEDGVSSLGGQKVIVKDGKALLENGALAGSTLKMNDALTNMMAFTGCSLEDVITMGAYNPAKQIGVLDRKGSIKTGKDADLVVLDDNNKVILTICRGIIAAKSGGAE; translated from the coding sequence ATGAAGGAACAAGGTGAGCTTTTGCTTCTTAAAGACTTAACCATTTACACAGAAGAGGGAGTGCTCTCAGATGGTTATTTGCTTATGGAGAAAGGAAGGATTCATTCTTACGGAAAATTAGAGGGGCTTGAGAAGACAGAGAACGTGCAAACAATATCATTCCCTAAAGGAAGCAAGCTTATTCCAGGGATGATTGACATTCATATTCATGGGGCGAAAAATGCCGATGCGATGGATGGTTCACACGATGGACTAAAGACGATCGCCGAAATCCTGCCATATGAGGGAACAACAAGCTTTTTAGCGACAACGATGACACAAGGGCAGGAAGAAATTGAATCTGCGCTTACGTGCATTTCGGCATTTATAGAAACAGACAACAAACCAGGCCAGGCAGAAATTCTGGGCGTTCATTTAGAAGGACCATTTATTAATGAAAAGAGAGCAGGAGCACAGCCGCTCGATGCAATTAAAACGGCAGATATTGAGCTTTTCCAAAGATGGAATCAACTGGCTGGTAACCAGATTCGACTGGTTACATTAGCGCCTGAGAAGGAGAATGGGCTAAAGCTTGCAGCTTACTTAAAAGAGAATGGTATTGTCGCGTCAATGGGACACACAGATGCTGTTTATGAGGAAGTAGTTGAAGCCGTACAAGCAGGAATGAATCATGTTACACATCTATATAATGGCATGAGAGGTTTCCATCATAGAGACCCAGGCACAGCTGGAGCTGTCCTCCTTCATGATGAGTTAACAGCAGAGATGATTGTAGATGGAGTTCATATCCATCCAGAAATCGTCAAACTGACCTATAAACAAAAGGGGAAGGATAAAATCATTCTGATAACAGACAGCATGAGAGCAAAATGGCTTGAGGATGGTGTTTCCTCACTAGGCGGTCAGAAAGTAATTGTAAAAGACGGCAAAGCGTTGCTCGAAAATGGGGCTCTTGCTGGAAGCACTTTAAAGATGAATGATGCACTCACCAATATGATGGCTTTTACAGGCTGTTCGTTAGAGGATGTCATCACAATGGGTGCTTATAATCCAGCTAAACAAATTGGCGTTTTAGATAGAAAAGGCAGTATTAAAACAGGCAAGGATGCAGATTTAGTCGTACTAGATGACAACAATAAAGTAATCTTAACCATTTGCAGAGGAATAATCGCAGCAAAATCCGGAGGTGCAGAATAA